A window of Suncus etruscus isolate mSunEtr1 chromosome 4, mSunEtr1.pri.cur, whole genome shotgun sequence contains these coding sequences:
- the LPAR5 gene encoding lysophosphatidic acid receptor 5, producing MGANLTANTTLNQCPDFRSTHHLHTVVYSIVLALGLPLNALALWVFLRALRVHSVVTVYMCNLAASDLLFTLSLPFRLSYYVRHHWPFPDFMCQAAGAIFQMNMYGSCIFLMLINVDRYVAIVHPLRLRHLRRPRVARLLCLAVWVLILVAAAPTVLAHRPSECLARNGSIARLCFEHFSNMLWRSQLLPLLLLAEVLGFVLPLAAVLYSSGRVFCTLARPHATRSQRRRKTVRLLLANLVIFLLCFVPYNATLAVYGLLRSELLVLDAETPSRVRGVLMVMVLLAGSNCVLDPLVYYFSAEGFQQTLRQLSTPLRARAWAIKSPRASEMVVAAAGTQAPGVSQGLLESLTNPKLAFGQSPKDSTL from the coding sequence ATGGGTGCCAACCTGACTGCCAACACCACCCTGAACCAGTGCCCTGATTTCCGCTCCACCCACCACCTGCACACGGTGGTCTACAGCATCGTGCTGGCCTTGGGGCTCCCCCTGAACGCGCTGGCCCTGTGGGTGTTCTTGCGTGCTCTGCGCGTGCATTCGGTGGTCACCGTGTACATGTGCAACCTGGCGGCCAGCGACCTGCTCTTCACGCTCTCGCTGCCCTTCCGCCTGTCCTACTACGTGCGGCACCACTGGCCCTTCCCAGACTTCATGTGCCAGGCGGCCGGGGCCATCTTCCAGATGAATATGTATGGCAGTTGCATCTTCCTGATGCTCATCAACGTGGACCGTTATGTGGCCATCGTGCATCCGCTCAGGCTACGCCACCTAAGAAGACCCCGCGTGGCCAGGCTGCTGTGCCTGGCCGTGTGGGTCCTCATCCTGGTGGCCGCTGCGCCCACCGTGCTGGCACACAGGCCCTCCGAGTGCCTGGCACGGAACGGCAGCATTGCGCGTCTCTGCTTCGAGCACTTTAGCAACATGCTATGGAGGAGCCAGCTGCTACCATTATTGCTGCTGGCCGAGGTGTTGGGCTTCGTGCTGCCCCTGGCCGCAGTGCTCTACTCGTCGGGCCGCGTCTTCTGCACCCTGGCCCGACCCCATGCCACACGCAGCCAGCGGCGACGCAAAACCGTGCGCCTCCTGCTCGCCAACCTGGTCATCTTCCTGCTGTGCTTCGTGCCCTACAATGCCACCCTGGCTGTCTACGGGCTGCTGCGGAGCGAGCTGCTGGTGCTGGACGCTGAGACACCGTCCCGGGTGCGTGGGGTTCTCATGGTCATGGTGCTACTGGCCGGCTCCAACTGTGTGCTCGACCCTCTGGTCTATTATTTTAGTGCCGAGGGGTTCCAACAGACGCTGCGCCAGCTGAGCACCCCACTAAGAGCCAGGGCCTGGGCGATCAAGAGTCCCCGGGCCTCGGAGATGGTGGTGGCGGCGGCAGGGACCCAGGCCCCAGGAGT